The genome window CGCCAAAGGTCTTGCGCACCTGACGGACTTCGATCATGGGTGCAGGACCGCTCATGCCGCGCCAGCCTGGGCCGCGGCTTCAAGATCGCGCAGCATCTGTGCCACGGCCAGCAGATCGGCCTTCAGGCGGCCGCGCTGCGCCGCATAGTCCGTCTCAGGGATGTTGCCGCTGGCGTGGCGATCATCCAGCCGGGCAATCGCCAGGATCAGGCCCTGGCGGCGGCGCTGCAGGGCGGCGACATCGGCCCCGGCGGCAGCAGGGATCTTTTTGTCCTCGTCTTCATCGCCCTCAGCCTCGGCGATGCGCTGGCGCTGGCGCACGGCGTAGTAGAGCACGCCGAGCAGGCCCAACGCAGCAAATACCGCAACGCCGACAGCCAGCCAGGGTGAATTGGCCTGCGTCGCGGCGGCCGTTTCCGGTGACCGATTGAAGGGAAGATTGGTCAACTTCAACTCAATCGTCTTGCCGGCCGGCACCTCTGCGGCGGTGAAGTTGAAATAGGTGGCCTGCTCCACCTGACGCGCCGGGCCTTCCTGCAGATCCGGGCTGCTGACCTGCGCGCCCACATCGGCCACCAGCACGTTCAGGCTGCGCAAAGGGACGGCCACCGGGTGCTGCAGATCGAGAGTAAGGGAGGTGAACGGGATGACGTAGCGCAGCAGGGTCTGGCGCACGCCTTGTCCAGGCGGCAGCGGCAGGGTGTCGGCCGCGCCGTCTGGCGTGAGCTGGTAGCGGCGGCCAAGATCGCCATCGTCGAAGCTCAGGTTCTGGAAATCAGGGGGCAGCGCAAACGGCAGCACGCTGCGCCCGGCGTCATCGTCCTCCGACACGGCGCCGACGTAGACGCGATCGCTGTTGTTGCTCCAAATGTAAAGCTCCGCCATCAGCAGATTGGACTGGTCGAACTCCAGGAACCAATGCGCCCGCTCCACCGCCAGCACGCTGCTGTCGTTGGTCGGCTCGTAGACGGTAACGGAGCCATCCTGCACAGGCGCTTCGGCCGTGAACGTCATCACACCGGTGCTGTAGGGCACATCCTTGAAAGAGAGGTTCGCCACGTACAGCCAGCCCGGGTCGGTGTTCAGGCTATCGAAGCGGTAGAGGCCGGTGACGGAGGTGGTGCTGCTGATTTGGGTTGCCAGATCGAAGTCGTCGAACACGCTGAGGGTCACGGTCAGGCCGGCGGTGACATCGCCCTGCGGCGTGTCGTTGGTCACCACGCCGCTGATGGCGCCGTTGCCCGGCGCAAACGTGCGCGCCTGCAGCGGCGGCAGCGTCCAGGTGCGCACAAACTCCAGGCTGGCCCAGCGCTCCGCGTCGCTGAGATCGGCGACGCGGCTGTGCGCGGACGACTGCAAGGAGTCGAACCAGTCGCGCTGGCTGCGGTTGGCCGTGGCATCCAGGCTGGTCAGGTCGAGCAGGTCGGCGCCGGCGTCCGGGCCATCGCCCTTGCCGGCAGCGCCATGACAGCCGGCGCACGCCGCCTGGTAGACCGCTTCGCCCTGCTGCAGCTCGGCGGGGTCGAGGTGCAGCGACCAGACGTAAGCCAACACATTCCAGAGGTTCTGATCACTGGTGCTTTGAGCGAAGGGCGGCATGAATCTTTCGATGCGGCCATTCTTGGTCACCGCAAAGAGATCGGCCGGCGTCCTCCCCCACATCGCTGCGGTGTCAGCAAACTGCGCGGGCGGGAATTGCAGTTGTGCGGCCTGAGGCCCGTTGCCCATCCCAGTTTCGCCGTGACAGGGCGCGCACTTCTCCAGGTAGATGGGCAGGCCGGCGCGGGCATCCGCGGGCAACGGGGGCGTTTCCTGGGCCGGGGGCGCTGCGGCCGCGGGCGTGGAGAGCAGCAGCCAGGACGCCAGCGCCAGGAGCAGGCCGGCCGTCGTCAGGAGCGCCAACCAGGGGCGCAGATCGAACAGGCGACGGCCCGCTGCGCCTGGCGTCCCATCCCGGCCCGTGTTTCGGTTCAACGCGTCACACCGCCGTTCGTTCAACTGATCTTCTTGACTTCTTGGGGCGCTTCTTCATAGCGCGAAGGGCACTTGAGCAGCAAGGTGTCAGCATCGAGGACGCCGTCGGGCCGCAGGCGACCTTCGACGATGGCAACCGAGCCTTCACGCGTCATGTTGTCCGGCTGCACGCCATGGAAATGGACTGGCAGCTTTTCGCCCGTGCCCCGCTGATCGAGGATGGTAAAATCGAGGTTGAAATTGGTGGGGTCCCAGCTCACCGTGGTGATCTCCACCAGGCCGCTGACGCGCACCTTGCGGTCCATCAACGCCGCCTGCTGCGCCTGCACCTCACCGACTTCCTTGTAATAGGCGCCTTCGCTGCCGATGACGGAGATGATCAGGTAGAGAACGACCGCGGCAATGAGCACGCCGCCGAAGATGAACTTGAGCTGCTTGTTCGCGGTGCGACTGCCGCTCTGGATGCGAGAAATGGCA of Candidatus Amarolinea dominans contains these proteins:
- a CDS encoding cytochrome c, producing the protein MNRNTGRDGTPGAAGRRLFDLRPWLALLTTAGLLLALASWLLLSTPAAAAPPAQETPPLPADARAGLPIYLEKCAPCHGETGMGNGPQAAQLQFPPAQFADTAAMWGRTPADLFAVTKNGRIERFMPPFAQSTSDQNLWNVLAYVWSLHLDPAELQQGEAVYQAACAGCHGAAGKGDGPDAGADLLDLTSLDATANRSQRDWFDSLQSSAHSRVADLSDAERWASLEFVRTWTLPPLQARTFAPGNGAISGVVTNDTPQGDVTAGLTVTLSVFDDFDLATQISSTTSVTGLYRFDSLNTDPGWLYVANLSFKDVPYSTGVMTFTAEAPVQDGSVTVYEPTNDSSVLAVERAHWFLEFDQSNLLMAELYIWSNNSDRVYVGAVSEDDDAGRSVLPFALPPDFQNLSFDDGDLGRRYQLTPDGAADTLPLPPGQGVRQTLLRYVIPFTSLTLDLQHPVAVPLRSLNVLVADVGAQVSSPDLQEGPARQVEQATYFNFTAAEVPAGKTIELKLTNLPFNRSPETAAATQANSPWLAVGVAVFAALGLLGVLYYAVRQRQRIAEAEGDEDEDKKIPAAAGADVAALQRRRQGLILAIARLDDRHASGNIPETDYAAQRGRLKADLLAVAQMLRDLEAAAQAGAA
- a CDS encoding cytochrome c maturation protein CcmE; translated protein: MAESSAISRIQSGSRTANKQLKFIFGGVLIAAVVLYLIISVIGSEGAYYKEVGEVQAQQAALMDRKVRVSGLVEITTVSWDPTNFNLDFTILDQRGTGEKLPVHFHGVQPDNMTREGSVAIVEGRLRPDGVLDADTLLLKCPSRYEEAPQEVKKIS